The following proteins come from a genomic window of Aquimarina sp. MAR_2010_214:
- a CDS encoding phosphopantetheine-binding protein — translation MDKEVIIEKINDFLIDEFEVEGENISPEANLKETLELDSLDFVDLVVAVESNFGVKLIGEDFINVVTLQNFYDLIENKIKSL, via the coding sequence ATGGATAAAGAAGTTATTATTGAAAAGATAAACGACTTTCTTATTGATGAGTTTGAAGTAGAAGGGGAAAATATCTCTCCAGAAGCAAACTTAAAAGAAACGCTTGAGCTAGATAGCTTAGATTTTGTCGATCTTGTAGTAGCTGTAGAATCCAATTTTGGTGTGAAATTAATAGGCGAAGATTTTATAAATGTTGTAACTCTTCAAAATTTTTATGACCTTATAGAAAATAAAATAAAATCGCTATAG
- a CDS encoding lipid A biosynthesis acyltransferase, producing the protein MTTEWKGKSRGTVLGYKIFVFFIKKVGLGSAYFILYFVAIYFCFFALSSSRSIYYYLNKRLKYPRFKSFLKIFQSYYVFGQTIIDKVAISSGLRNKFTYEFDGVELINETLKQKKGGILISAHLGNFEIAEHFFGELEENAAISLLTTDIEHTAIKNYLDSVTSKSNIKFIFIKEDLSHIFQINAALARNEIVCITGDRYFEGSKYLTQDLLGQDARFPSGPFMLASRLKVPVLFVYVMKETNTHYHLYARKAKAKHRDAKELLKEYTESLKWMLDKYPLQWFNYFDFWSVNDK; encoded by the coding sequence ATGACTACTGAATGGAAAGGAAAGTCCAGAGGTACAGTACTTGGGTATAAAATATTTGTTTTCTTTATTAAAAAAGTTGGCTTAGGCTCTGCCTATTTTATTTTATACTTTGTTGCTATATATTTTTGTTTTTTTGCCTTATCTAGTAGTAGATCTATATATTACTATTTAAACAAGAGACTTAAATACCCTAGATTTAAAAGTTTTTTAAAGATATTTCAAAGCTATTATGTTTTTGGCCAGACTATTATAGACAAAGTTGCCATATCATCGGGTCTTAGAAATAAATTCACATACGAGTTTGATGGTGTAGAACTAATAAATGAAACCTTAAAGCAAAAAAAAGGAGGTATTCTTATTAGTGCTCATCTTGGTAATTTTGAGATTGCTGAGCATTTTTTTGGTGAGCTAGAGGAGAATGCCGCAATTAGTCTTCTAACCACAGACATAGAGCATACCGCAATTAAGAATTACCTTGATAGTGTTACTTCAAAATCTAATATTAAATTTATTTTCATCAAAGAAGATCTTTCTCATATTTTTCAAATTAATGCTGCTTTGGCTAGAAATGAAATCGTATGTATTACTGGAGATCGTTATTTTGAAGGCTCTAAATATTTAACACAAGATTTATTAGGACAAGATGCTAGATTTCCTTCTGGACCTTTTATGCTAGCTTCTAGACTAAAAGTACCTGTGCTTTTTGTATATGTAATGAAAGAAACAAATACTCATTACCACCTTTATGCGAGAAAGGCCAAAGCAAAACATAGAGATGCCAAAGAACTATTAAAAGAATATACAGAAAGCTTAAAATGGATGCTAGACAAATATCCATTACAATGGTTTAACTATTTCGATTTTTGGAGTGTAAATGATAAGTAA
- a CDS encoding beta-ketoacyl-ACP synthase III: protein MKDVYITRISKFLPNDPIDNDQMEERLGILDGKVSKGRRIVLRNNQIKTRYYAIDNDGNITHNNAQLTKEAVELLCDESFTTENIELLSCGTGSPDQILPSHAAMVHGFLKNGNVEINSPSGACCSGMSALKFGYLAIKSGQNTNAVCTGSERASSWMKSDVFKNEIEHLKKLEETPILAFNKDFLRWMLSDGAGAFLLEDKPNGHLPLKIEWMDAYSYAHEIEACMYAGGDKLDNGELKPWSEYPSEEWAQKSLFAIKQDVKLLSENILTKAVETLVKVFDKHDINPEDITYYLPHISSYYFKDALYEAMKDNGVEIPWENWFINLSKVGNVGAGSIYIMLEELVNTGKLKKGNKILLSVPESSRFSYSVALLTVC from the coding sequence ATGAAAGACGTATACATTACCAGAATATCAAAGTTTTTACCTAACGACCCAATCGATAATGATCAGATGGAAGAGAGGTTGGGCATTCTAGATGGAAAAGTATCAAAAGGCCGAAGAATTGTTTTACGAAATAATCAAATAAAAACCAGATATTATGCGATTGATAATGACGGAAATATAACACATAATAATGCTCAGCTTACTAAAGAAGCTGTAGAGCTTTTGTGTGATGAAAGTTTTACTACAGAAAATATTGAATTATTATCTTGTGGTACAGGTAGTCCTGATCAAATATTACCATCGCATGCTGCTATGGTTCATGGGTTTTTAAAAAATGGGAATGTAGAAATCAATTCCCCTTCAGGAGCCTGTTGTTCTGGTATGAGTGCTTTAAAATTTGGTTACCTTGCAATCAAATCAGGCCAAAATACTAATGCAGTTTGCACAGGATCTGAACGTGCATCTTCGTGGATGAAATCAGATGTTTTTAAAAATGAAATAGAGCATTTAAAAAAGTTAGAAGAAACACCTATTTTAGCTTTTAATAAAGATTTCTTACGTTGGATGTTATCTGATGGCGCCGGAGCTTTTCTTTTAGAAGATAAACCTAATGGTCATCTTCCTTTAAAAATTGAATGGATGGATGCGTATTCTTATGCTCATGAAATAGAAGCATGCATGTATGCCGGAGGAGATAAGCTAGACAATGGAGAACTCAAACCATGGAGTGAATACCCATCAGAAGAATGGGCACAAAAATCACTATTCGCAATAAAGCAAGATGTTAAATTACTATCAGAAAATATTCTAACAAAGGCTGTAGAAACCTTAGTTAAAGTATTTGACAAACATGATATTAACCCAGAAGACATCACGTATTATTTACCACACATTTCTTCATACTATTTTAAAGATGCCTTATATGAAGCTATGAAAGATAATGGTGTAGAAATACCTTGGGAAAATTGGTTTATCAATTTAAGTAAGGTAGGAAATGTTGGTGCTGGTTCTATTTATATTATGTTAGAAGAATTAGTGAATACTGGAAAATTAAAAAAAGGAAATAAAATTTTACTTTCTGTACCAGAAAGCTCCCGTTTTTCATATTCGGTGGCACTTTTAACCGTTTGTTAA
- a CDS encoding ABC transporter permease produces MDKVKTLDIAKFLPHRAPFLMVDRVLSIDDEHVATSFDIKSDCIFVNDTIFSEIGMVENAAQTCSSIVGKSYFEDDDLEGEGTKLIGFISAIKKVVVHSCPSIGKTIVSKAVLKSRFDTEQYSMCTLECTIHEADKELLSCEMNLFIQEMK; encoded by the coding sequence ATGGATAAAGTCAAAACATTAGATATCGCTAAATTCCTGCCACATCGAGCACCATTTTTAATGGTAGACAGGGTATTATCTATAGATGATGAACATGTAGCAACCTCTTTTGATATAAAATCAGATTGCATTTTTGTTAACGATACTATTTTCAGTGAAATTGGTATGGTAGAAAATGCTGCTCAAACCTGCTCCTCAATCGTTGGTAAGAGTTATTTTGAAGATGATGATCTAGAGGGCGAAGGCACAAAACTTATTGGTTTTATTAGTGCAATAAAAAAAGTTGTAGTGCATAGCTGCCCTAGTATAGGAAAGACAATAGTTTCTAAGGCTGTTTTAAAATCCCGATTCGACACCGAACAATACAGCATGTGTACATTAGAGTGTACTATCCATGAAGCAGATAAAGAATTATTATCTTGTGAAATGAATTTATTTATTCAGGAAATGAAATAG
- a CDS encoding BtrH N-terminal domain-containing protein encodes MEINFTHHQSAHCENGVVSNLMKHNGFNVSEPMVFGIGSGLLFCYIPFLMVNHAPALTYRAMPGFIFKRFAKRVGIKIKREKFKTPQSAKARLDENLNKNNPVGLQVGVYNLVYFPDEYRFHFNAHNLVVYGKKEDSYLISDPVMETVTTLTAKELEKVRFAKGAFAPKGHMYYPIDFPKELDLEKAIVKGIKQTCREMLAPVPIVGVKGIRTVAKLIRKWPKKKGTKVANHYLGQVVRMQEEIGTGGGGFRYIYAAFLQEAGKVLKNNTLVELSTEMTTIGDSWRDFALDASRIYKNRSAKDDAYNDIASQLDDIANREEVFFKKLKKAI; translated from the coding sequence ATGGAAATTAATTTTACACACCATCAATCTGCACACTGCGAAAATGGTGTTGTGTCTAATTTAATGAAGCATAATGGTTTCAATGTTAGTGAACCTATGGTCTTTGGTATCGGATCAGGTTTGTTATTTTGTTACATCCCGTTTTTAATGGTAAACCACGCTCCTGCCCTTACTTACCGAGCAATGCCTGGTTTTATTTTTAAACGATTTGCAAAAAGAGTTGGTATAAAAATAAAACGAGAAAAATTCAAAACACCTCAGAGTGCAAAAGCACGTTTAGACGAAAATCTTAACAAGAATAACCCTGTAGGGCTTCAAGTTGGGGTATATAATCTAGTATATTTTCCCGACGAATATCGTTTTCATTTTAATGCTCATAACTTAGTTGTATACGGAAAAAAAGAAGATTCGTACTTAATTAGTGATCCTGTAATGGAGACCGTTACAACTTTAACAGCAAAAGAATTGGAAAAAGTACGTTTTGCCAAAGGTGCTTTCGCTCCTAAAGGGCATATGTACTATCCTATCGATTTCCCTAAAGAGTTGGATTTAGAAAAAGCCATAGTTAAAGGAATTAAACAAACCTGTAGAGAAATGCTTGCTCCTGTACCTATTGTTGGAGTTAAAGGAATTCGAACGGTTGCTAAATTAATTCGCAAATGGCCGAAGAAGAAAGGCACAAAAGTAGCCAATCATTATTTAGGGCAAGTAGTTAGAATGCAAGAAGAAATAGGAACCGGCGGTGGCGGATTTAGATATATCTATGCCGCATTCTTACAAGAGGCAGGTAAAGTATTAAAAAATAATACATTAGTCGAGTTATCTACTGAAATGACTACAATTGGTGATTCGTGGAGAGATTTTGCTTTAGATGCTTCTCGTATATACAAAAACCGAAGCGCAAAAGATGATGCATATAACGATATTGCTTCGCAACTAGATGATATAGCAAATCGAGAAGAAGTTTTCTTTAAAAAACTAAAGAAAGCTATTTAA
- a CDS encoding ABC transporter ATP-binding protein produces the protein MIKIEHLSKKYKGAEAYSVSDLDLFIDEKEIFGLLGPNGAGKTTLISLLCSLIKPTSGSFTIDGLTYKNPNQLKQLIGIVPQEYALYPTLTANENLTYFGSMYGLKGQLLKSKISQAIETLGLSKFANKKVSTFSGGMKRRINLIASILHEPKVLFLDEPTVGVDVQSKNVIINYLKLLNKKGTTIIYTSHHLNEAEDFCTKVAIIDHGKIISQGEPQELISNQKNANNLEDVFLALTGKALRDHA, from the coding sequence ATGATTAAAATTGAACACTTATCTAAAAAATATAAAGGTGCAGAAGCATATTCTGTATCAGATTTAGATTTGTTTATCGATGAAAAAGAAATTTTTGGACTACTTGGTCCAAATGGTGCAGGAAAGACTACATTAATTTCATTGTTATGTTCTTTAATAAAACCCACATCAGGATCATTTACTATAGATGGTCTAACCTATAAAAATCCCAATCAATTAAAACAACTCATTGGTATTGTGCCACAAGAATATGCTTTATACCCGACGTTAACTGCTAATGAAAACCTTACCTATTTTGGAAGCATGTATGGCTTAAAAGGACAGTTATTAAAATCTAAAATAAGCCAAGCAATTGAAACATTAGGTCTGTCTAAGTTTGCTAATAAAAAAGTGAGTACGTTTTCTGGAGGAATGAAACGTCGTATTAATTTAATTGCTAGTATATTACACGAACCCAAAGTATTATTCTTAGACGAACCAACTGTTGGGGTGGATGTACAATCTAAAAATGTAATTATCAATTACTTAAAATTATTAAACAAAAAAGGAACTACTATTATTTACACATCACATCATCTAAATGAAGCTGAAGACTTTTGTACCAAAGTAGCTATTATAGATCATGGAAAAATAATATCTCAAGGAGAACCACAAGAATTAATTTCTAATCAAAAAAATGCAAATAACCTTGAAGATGTATTTTTAGCATTAACCGGGAAAGCATTAAGAGATCATGCATAA
- a CDS encoding ABC transporter permease — MHKLWASTYKEFLLLTRDIGGIAILFIMPIVLIITITIIQDSSFKTISDTKIPILLVNNDNGRVSETIISSLTASNTFEVIQKDKEQEARDLVFKGNYQLAIIIPEKLSSDLDKKVNQNVEGILSKFGLEEEEKEVQPEETILSKEVRLYFDPATQLTFKSSVKNGIDKMISKIETQSIYKAFHKQVSEDDTEVIFETDNFISFKEIVPKQGDKEIIPNSAQHNVPAWTLFAIFFIIVPLSINIVKEKNQGTFVRLRTNPVSYAIVLGGKTVVYLAVCLIQFTLMLAIGVFLFPKLGLPTLDVSGRIFNLFIVAFFAGLAAIGLGLLLGTVAKTQEQSAPFGATFVVILAALGGVWVPVFVMPKFMQLLSNISPMNWGLNAFYDVFLRNANFIELVPEIILLLLFFIITALISIVYNEKKNAV, encoded by the coding sequence ATGCATAAATTATGGGCTTCTACATATAAAGAGTTTTTATTACTCACTAGAGATATTGGAGGCATTGCTATTTTATTCATAATGCCTATCGTACTAATCATCACGATAACAATAATTCAAGACAGTAGCTTTAAAACGATTAGCGATACCAAGATTCCTATACTTCTTGTAAATAATGATAATGGTCGTGTTTCTGAGACTATAATTAGTAGCTTAACAGCGTCTAATACTTTTGAGGTCATTCAAAAAGATAAAGAGCAAGAAGCCAGAGATCTGGTATTTAAAGGAAATTATCAATTAGCGATCATCATTCCAGAAAAATTATCATCAGATTTAGATAAAAAAGTCAATCAGAATGTGGAAGGTATTTTATCAAAATTTGGTTTAGAGGAAGAAGAAAAAGAAGTTCAACCAGAAGAAACTATTTTAAGCAAAGAGGTTAGATTATATTTTGATCCGGCAACTCAACTTACCTTTAAAAGTTCTGTAAAAAATGGTATAGATAAGATGATTTCCAAAATAGAAACACAATCTATATACAAGGCTTTTCATAAACAAGTATCAGAGGATGATACCGAGGTTATTTTTGAAACCGACAATTTTATCAGCTTTAAAGAAATAGTTCCAAAACAAGGAGACAAAGAGATCATACCCAATTCGGCGCAGCACAATGTACCTGCCTGGACTTTATTTGCCATCTTTTTTATTATAGTACCTTTATCTATAAATATTGTAAAAGAAAAAAATCAAGGAACCTTTGTACGATTAAGAACAAATCCTGTATCCTATGCAATAGTATTAGGGGGAAAAACAGTCGTCTATTTGGCTGTTTGCCTCATACAATTTACTTTAATGCTAGCAATAGGAGTGTTTTTATTTCCTAAATTAGGTTTACCAACATTAGACGTATCGGGAAGAATATTTAATCTGTTTATTGTTGCTTTTTTTGCAGGTTTAGCTGCGATAGGATTAGGGTTATTGTTAGGAACGGTTGCAAAAACGCAAGAACAGTCTGCTCCATTTGGGGCAACCTTTGTAGTTATTCTAGCCGCTTTGGGAGGTGTTTGGGTACCTGTTTTTGTAATGCCAAAATTCATGCAACTGTTATCAAATATTTCGCCAATGAATTGGGGGTTAAATGCCTTCTATGATGTATTTTTGCGAAATGCCAACTTTATAGAACTTGTTCCAGAAATAATATTACTTTTATTATTTTTTATAATAACAGCTTTAATTTCTATTGTTTATAATGAAAAGAAAAATGCAGTCTAA
- a CDS encoding acyl-CoA thioesterase, translating into MQSKNNKEISFTSQVRVRFVETDPLGIVWHGNYIQYFEDGREAFGRHHGISYLDQKKFGYATPIVKSSTEHKLPLRYGDIATIKTIYVDSPAAKMIFRYEIYNQNHKLVCTGETVQVFVGDIGNGELSLTIPSFFTKWKQKEGLIKLDE; encoded by the coding sequence ATGCAGTCTAAAAACAACAAAGAAATAAGTTTTACCAGCCAGGTCAGAGTACGTTTTGTCGAAACTGACCCCTTAGGGATTGTCTGGCATGGTAATTACATTCAATATTTTGAGGATGGTAGGGAAGCTTTTGGGAGACATCATGGTATTTCTTATTTAGATCAAAAAAAATTTGGTTACGCAACACCAATCGTAAAATCTAGTACAGAACATAAACTACCATTACGATATGGAGATATTGCTACCATAAAAACAATTTATGTAGATAGTCCTGCTGCTAAAATGATTTTTAGATATGAAATTTATAACCAAAATCATAAATTAGTCTGCACAGGAGAAACTGTACAAGTATTTGTTGGAGATATTGGAAATGGCGAACTATCGCTAACAATTCCATCTTTCTTTACCAAATGGAAACAAAAAGAAGGCCTTATAAAATTAGATGAGTAA
- a CDS encoding beta-ketoacyl synthase N-terminal-like domain-containing protein: MSKIYASYNNIISSLGFDSKTVVQNIHNENSGLQLVDDKNMLPTPFYSSIINTEDLYADFEQLNNEGQFTRLEQMMISSLSKVIKASKIPLTNRVGLIISTTKGNIDVLDKNNGFSKERAYLSTLGKVIKETLGFKNDAIVVSNACVSGILSIAIAKRYINHGTYDDVFIVSGDMVSQFIITGFNSFQALSNEPCKPYDKDRTGVNIGEVAASILVTNNEKGLPKEAVAILGEGSCNDANHISGPSRTGEGLYRSVQSAFKEANVTHTDVDYISAHGTATLFNDETESIAFNRLHLSKVPLNSLKGYFGHTLGASGLVETIVGMYSLHKNTLYTSLGFNKPGTSKPLNIITKTTPKQLNIFLKTASGFGGCNTAVVFQKIK; the protein is encoded by the coding sequence ATGAGTAAAATTTACGCTTCATATAATAATATAATATCATCACTTGGTTTTGACAGCAAAACGGTTGTGCAGAATATTCATAATGAAAACTCTGGTTTACAACTTGTTGATGATAAAAACATGTTGCCTACTCCATTTTATTCTTCAATAATAAATACAGAAGATTTATATGCTGATTTTGAGCAATTAAATAATGAAGGACAGTTTACTCGTCTAGAACAGATGATGATCTCTTCCTTAAGCAAAGTTATTAAAGCATCTAAAATACCTTTAACAAATCGTGTAGGACTTATTATATCTACAACCAAAGGTAATATTGATGTCTTAGATAAAAACAATGGATTTTCTAAAGAACGAGCTTATTTAAGTACCTTAGGAAAAGTGATCAAAGAAACTTTAGGGTTTAAAAATGATGCCATTGTTGTTTCTAATGCATGTGTTTCAGGGATTTTATCTATTGCAATTGCCAAACGCTATATTAATCATGGCACCTATGATGATGTATTTATTGTTAGTGGAGATATGGTAAGCCAATTTATAATAACTGGTTTTAACTCGTTTCAAGCGTTAAGTAATGAACCCTGTAAACCTTATGACAAAGACAGAACAGGAGTTAATATAGGAGAAGTAGCTGCCAGTATTTTAGTTACTAATAATGAAAAAGGACTACCAAAAGAAGCAGTTGCTATTTTGGGTGAAGGTTCATGTAACGATGCAAATCATATTTCGGGACCTTCACGAACCGGAGAAGGTTTATATCGAAGTGTACAGTCTGCTTTTAAAGAAGCTAATGTCACCCATACCGATGTTGATTACATTTCAGCTCATGGAACAGCAACACTGTTTAATGATGAAACAGAATCAATTGCATTTAACAGACTTCATTTAAGCAAAGTACCTTTAAATAGTTTAAAAGGCTATTTTGGACATACTTTAGGAGCCTCAGGATTAGTCGAGACTATTGTCGGGATGTATTCATTACACAAAAATACTTTATATACCTCATTAGGTTTTAATAAACCTGGAACATCAAAACCTTTAAATATCATCACAAAAACTACCCCAAAACAATTAAATATTTTTCTAAAAACCGCCTCCGGATTTGGAGGTTGTAATACTGCAGTTGTATTCCAAAAAATAAAATAA